The Prunus persica cultivar Lovell chromosome G8, Prunus_persica_NCBIv2, whole genome shotgun sequence genome includes a region encoding these proteins:
- the LOC18767266 gene encoding heavy metal-associated isoprenylated plant protein 36: protein MATKPAEEAPGSLKYQTWVLKVSIHCEGCKKKVKKVLKGIEGVYTTTVDSQQHKVTVTGNVEAETLLKKLLRSGKHAELWPETKKAKKSKSKNNNNEKKATDGSEKDGDHDDGHGDKPDQINGDDDADDGGESDKEGDESNEGAGGGGNNASTGAKKKKKKKKKKGQNDNSTNVSGGGKPSDTYFGDAPGIGIVPSMAAHEVTQAMGSMNMGPPIQHVYPGPYPSSMYYQPPTYGLSYNTAYPTSTATSYFAPDAMHSTTYSHPDMYSPALPFDSFETFYVEDDDHDGDESGCHIM from the exons ATGGCAACAAAACCAGCTGAAGAAGCTCCTGGATCCTTAAAATACCAG ACATGGGTCCTGAAAGTCTCAATTCACTGTGAAGGCTgcaagaagaaagtgaagaaagtCCTTAAAGGCATTGAAG GGGTTTACACGACGACGGTTGATTCTCAGCAGCACAAGGTGACGGTGACTGGCAACGTGGAGGCAGAGACCCTTCTCAAGAAGCTGTTGAGGTCAGGCAAACACGCCGAGCTTTGGCCTGAAACTAAGAAAgccaaaaaatccaaatcaaagaataataataatgaaaagaaGGCCACAGATGGTAGTGAAAAAGATGGCGATCATGACGATGGCCATGGTGATAAACCTGATCAAATCAACGGCGATGATGATGCTGATGATGGTGGTGAGTCGGACAAAGAGGGGGACGAAAGTAATGAAGgtgctggtggtggtggaaaTAATGCAAGTACTGGggctaaaaagaagaaaaagaagaagaagaagaaagggcaAAATGATAATTCTACTAATGTCAGCGGCGGTGGCAAACCCAGTGACACATATTTTGGTGATGCTCCGGGTATCGGAATTGTGCCGTCTATGGCTGCTCATGAGGTGACTCAAGCGATGGGCTCCATGAATATGGGCCCACCAATTCAGCACGTATACCCCGGCCCATACCCTTCATCAATGTACTATCAGCCTCCAACATATGGGCTAAGTTACAATACGGCCTATCCTACGAGTACAGCTACTTCATACTTTGCTCCTGATGCCATGCATTCTACTACGTATTCTCACCCGGATATGTACTCGCCTGCTCTGCCGTTCGATTCCTTCGAAACATTCTATGTGGAGGATGACGACCACGATGGAGACGAAAGTGGGTGTCACATTATGTGA